A genomic region of Pseudoxanthomonas suwonensis contains the following coding sequences:
- a CDS encoding Slp family lipoprotein: protein MSVRTSFRLVLAAAATALLGACATAPQPLQGSFLPVTPEQAVIGQQVGASVRWGGRIVQTTPGADSTCFQVVATPLNASGRPDSNAADNAQGRFVACRAGFYDPAVFTPGREVTFVGRVQDTESVRIGEYDYRLPRMAADVVYLWPIIREVRVVHDPWGPWGPWGPGPWGRWGWWGW from the coding sequence ATGTCTGTCCGCACCTCGTTCCGCCTCGTACTCGCCGCCGCGGCGACCGCGCTGCTCGGCGCCTGCGCCACCGCCCCGCAGCCGCTGCAGGGCAGTTTCCTTCCCGTCACCCCCGAGCAGGCAGTGATCGGCCAGCAGGTCGGCGCCAGCGTCCGCTGGGGCGGCCGGATCGTGCAGACCACGCCCGGCGCCGACAGCACCTGCTTCCAGGTCGTGGCCACGCCGCTGAACGCCAGCGGCCGCCCGGACAGCAACGCCGCCGACAACGCCCAGGGCCGCTTCGTCGCCTGCCGCGCCGGCTTCTACGATCCGGCGGTGTTCACGCCCGGCCGCGAAGTCACCTTCGTCGGCCGCGTGCAGGACACCGAGTCGGTGCGCATCGGCGAGTACGACTACCGGCTGCCGAGGATGGCCGCCGACGTCGTCTACCTGTGGCCGATCATTCGCGAAGTGCGGGTGGTGCACGATCCGTGGGGTCCCTGGGGTCCCTGGGGTCCGGGCCCGTGGGGACGCTGGGGCTGGTGGGGCTGGTAG
- a CDS encoding transglutaminase TgpA family protein, protein MSALATSAIAPSAGTPVLLDRGSRGWALAAAGLALLPLLMTLPSGLGFGFGLTAPVMAWLAWRRPLPGWLRMLLALAMVMAVLAVMGTRLGRDTGSALLAAMLAIKPTELRTLRDARSLVGFALFAPFAAFLLDQGPLVMAFALAAVLAGLLTLQRLADLEAGIPPPRPRQRLATMGRLVAIGLPLALLAFWLFPRLDTPLWGVPERAIAQLGLSDSMSPGGWLDLMADDTPAMRAKFQGPVPRPEQMYWRGPVLLDYDGRTWTRSRWLESLPPARTEPGAIRWRYELEVEATDRRDLPALDLPLVVPEGTQQLHGLSLVTPRPLSAPSRWQLQSAPPTRFEPQLRELVRQRALALPPDRDPRTHALARQWRQDAGTDDQAIVDRALGWIRSDFAYTLDTPLPGRHAVDEFLFETRAGYCEHFSSAFTVLMRAAGIPARVVTGYTGGYRNPFGDYWIIRRMDAHAWVEVWLDGPGWVRVDPTAAVAPERIYDTLERRIGTGGGGLDALRLDRLGDLTDWLRRGWNDLVLGFDANRQQALLRPLGLQRLQPSQLLLLFVATAALALAGMVWLLARGERERDPLLRAWHRLGRRYARLGLGRAPHEPALAWAVRVAAAHPRSGQALLALSRRFAEARYAGRHGGMRRLLDDLARHRP, encoded by the coding sequence ATGAGCGCCCTCGCCACCAGCGCCATCGCCCCCTCCGCCGGAACCCCGGTGCTGCTGGATCGTGGCAGCCGCGGCTGGGCGCTGGCGGCGGCCGGCCTGGCGCTGCTGCCGCTGCTGATGACGCTGCCGTCCGGCCTCGGCTTCGGCTTCGGCCTGACCGCGCCGGTGATGGCGTGGCTGGCATGGCGGCGCCCGTTGCCCGGCTGGCTGCGCATGCTGCTCGCCCTGGCCATGGTCATGGCGGTGTTGGCGGTGATGGGCACACGCCTGGGCCGCGACACCGGCAGCGCGCTGCTGGCGGCGATGCTGGCGATCAAGCCGACCGAGCTGCGCACCCTGCGCGATGCGCGCAGCCTGGTCGGTTTCGCGCTGTTCGCGCCGTTCGCCGCGTTCCTGCTCGACCAGGGACCGCTGGTGATGGCCTTCGCGCTGGCGGCGGTGCTGGCCGGACTGCTCACCCTGCAGCGGCTGGCGGACCTGGAGGCCGGCATCCCTCCGCCGCGGCCGCGGCAACGGCTGGCCACCATGGGACGGCTGGTGGCGATCGGCCTGCCGCTGGCGTTGCTCGCCTTCTGGCTGTTCCCGCGGCTGGACACACCGCTGTGGGGCGTGCCCGAACGCGCGATCGCCCAGCTCGGCCTGTCCGACAGCATGAGCCCGGGCGGCTGGCTGGACCTGATGGCCGACGACACCCCGGCGATGCGTGCGAAGTTCCAGGGCCCGGTGCCGCGGCCGGAGCAGATGTACTGGCGCGGCCCGGTGCTGCTGGACTATGACGGCCGTACCTGGACCCGCAGCCGCTGGCTGGAATCGCTGCCGCCGGCGCGCACCGAGCCGGGTGCGATCCGCTGGCGCTACGAACTGGAGGTCGAGGCCACCGACCGCCGCGACCTGCCGGCGCTGGACCTGCCGCTGGTCGTGCCTGAAGGGACCCAGCAGCTGCACGGCCTGAGCCTGGTGACGCCGCGCCCGCTGTCGGCTCCCAGCCGCTGGCAACTGCAGTCGGCGCCACCCACGCGGTTCGAGCCACAGCTGCGCGAACTGGTGCGCCAGCGCGCGCTGGCCCTGCCGCCGGACCGCGACCCGCGCACGCACGCCCTCGCCCGGCAATGGCGGCAGGACGCCGGCACCGACGACCAGGCCATCGTCGACCGTGCGCTGGGCTGGATCCGCAGCGACTTCGCCTACACGCTCGACACGCCATTGCCTGGCCGCCACGCGGTCGACGAATTCCTGTTCGAGACCCGGGCCGGCTACTGCGAGCACTTCAGTTCCGCGTTCACGGTGCTGATGCGCGCAGCCGGCATCCCGGCGCGGGTGGTCACCGGCTACACCGGCGGCTACCGCAATCCGTTCGGCGACTACTGGATCATCCGGCGCATGGACGCGCACGCCTGGGTCGAGGTCTGGCTCGATGGTCCGGGCTGGGTGCGGGTGGACCCGACCGCGGCGGTGGCGCCGGAACGGATCTACGACACCCTGGAGCGGCGCATCGGCACCGGCGGCGGCGGGCTGGATGCGTTGCGGCTGGATCGCCTCGGCGACCTGACCGACTGGCTGCGGCGCGGCTGGAACGACCTGGTGCTGGGCTTCGACGCCAACCGGCAGCAGGCGCTGCTGCGCCCGCTGGGCCTGCAGCGGCTGCAGCCGTCGCAGCTGCTGCTGCTGTTCGTGGCCACCGCGGCCCTGGCCCTGGCCGGCATGGTCTGGCTGCTGGCCCGTGGCGAACGCGAGCGCGATCCGCTGCTGCGCGCCTGGCACCGCCTGGGCCGCCGCTACGCGCGGCTGGGCCTGGGGCGGGCGCCGCACGAGCCGGCGCTGGCCTGGGCCGTGCGCGTGGCGGCCGCGCATCCGCGCTCGGGCCAGGCGCTGCTCGCGCTCAGCCGGCGTTTCGCCGAGGCGCGTTACGCTGGCCGGCATGGGGGGATGCGCCGGCTGCTGGATGACCTGGCGCGGCACCGCCCCTGA
- a CDS encoding AAA family ATPase has protein sequence MTRTAEPSSPILTDALHDSLAQAQRQVNALVLGKPQEVRLALVALLAGGHVLIEDLPGLGKTTLAHALAATVGLGFQRIQFTSDLLPADVLGVSVYEADSRQFRFHPGPVFTQVLLADEINRAPPRTQSALLEAMAEQQVTVDGVTHNLPDPFFVIATQNPVDLSGTFPLPDSQLDRFLLRFSLGYPNAESERALLTGADRRELIARALPVLADGEVQALRRAAEQVHASEALIGYVQALLARSRQHPGIRVGLSPRAGLALLRAARAYALLLGRGHVLPEDVQALFIAVAGHRLAGEAEAGSGAALAKAVLHAVPVD, from the coding sequence ATGACGCGGACCGCGGAACCATCGAGCCCCATCCTAACCGACGCCCTGCACGACTCGCTCGCGCAGGCGCAACGTCAGGTCAATGCCCTGGTGCTGGGCAAGCCGCAGGAAGTGCGGCTGGCCCTGGTCGCACTGCTGGCCGGCGGTCATGTGCTGATCGAGGACCTGCCGGGGCTGGGCAAGACCACTCTGGCGCATGCGCTGGCGGCGACCGTGGGCCTGGGGTTCCAGCGCATCCAATTCACCTCGGACCTGCTGCCCGCCGATGTGCTCGGCGTCTCGGTCTACGAGGCCGATTCGCGCCAGTTCCGGTTCCATCCCGGGCCGGTGTTCACCCAGGTGCTGCTCGCCGACGAGATCAACCGCGCGCCGCCGCGCACGCAGAGCGCGCTGCTGGAGGCGATGGCCGAGCAACAGGTGACGGTCGATGGCGTCACCCACAACCTGCCCGACCCGTTCTTCGTGATCGCCACCCAGAACCCGGTCGACCTGTCCGGTACCTTCCCGCTGCCCGATTCGCAGCTGGACCGCTTCCTGCTGCGCTTCTCGCTCGGCTACCCCAATGCCGAATCCGAGCGCGCCCTGCTGACCGGTGCCGACCGCCGCGAACTGATCGCACGGGCGCTGCCGGTGCTGGCCGACGGCGAGGTGCAGGCGCTGCGCCGCGCCGCGGAACAGGTACACGCCAGCGAGGCGCTGATCGGCTACGTGCAGGCCCTGCTCGCGCGCAGCCGCCAGCACCCGGGCATCCGCGTCGGCCTGTCGCCGCGCGCCGGCCTGGCGCTGCTGCGCGCCGCGCGCGCGTACGCGCTGCTGCTCGGCCGCGGCCACGTACTGCCGGAGGACGTGCAAGCGTTGTTCATCGCCGTCGCCGGACACCGGCTGGCCGGTGAAGCCGAGGCCGGCAGCGGCGCAGCGCTGGCCAAGGCGGTGCTGCACGCGGTGCCGGTGGACTGA
- the dnaX gene encoding DNA polymerase III subunit gamma/tau: MSYLVLARKWRPKRFSELVGQEHVVRALGNALDTGRIHHAFLFTGTRGVGKTTIARIFAKSLNCEKGTSAEPCGVCPACTDIDAGRYIDLLEIDAASNTGVDDVREVIENAQYMPSRGQYKVYLIDEVHMLSKAAFNALLKTLEEPPGHVKFLLATTDPQKLPVTVLSRCLQFNLKRLDEGQIEGQMTRILAAEEIEADAGAIRLLARAADGSLRDGLSLLDQAIAYAGGALREDVVRAMLGSVDRTQVAALLDALADGDGQKLLATIETLAGFAPDWGNVLEALAEALHRIQVKQLVPGATREDEGLDVARYAARLRPEVVQLWYQMAVNGRRDLELAPAPRVGFEMSVLRMLAFKPEADANPAADGQGAGTGASAGTARVAATAAAASTPPAATARSVAAASDPPPWDPPAPAARPPVSDPGVAVAAAAHRPPAVETPPPRPATGSAVPAAAAALDRGIVVAPPQQQPPAPPPEARPPQPAVAGVAIADAEDWLQRVAACDLKGPARELAAHTAFVSHADGVLTLALAPGFEYLSTERSTGALAAALAASLGAAPRIAIQNVVAPAETLNERRDRERDSRQSAAEDAFLNDPGVKRLIEQHGARVVPDSIRPLDEN, encoded by the coding sequence ATGTCCTACCTCGTCCTGGCCCGAAAGTGGCGCCCGAAGCGGTTTTCCGAGCTGGTCGGGCAGGAGCACGTCGTGCGCGCGCTGGGCAACGCCCTGGACACCGGCCGGATCCACCATGCCTTCCTGTTCACCGGCACCCGCGGCGTGGGCAAGACCACCATCGCCCGGATCTTCGCCAAGTCGCTGAACTGCGAGAAGGGCACCAGCGCCGAGCCTTGCGGTGTCTGCCCGGCCTGCACCGACATCGACGCCGGCCGCTACATCGACCTGCTGGAGATCGACGCGGCCTCCAACACCGGCGTGGACGACGTGCGCGAGGTGATCGAGAACGCGCAGTACATGCCCTCGCGCGGGCAGTACAAGGTGTACCTGATCGACGAGGTGCACATGCTGTCCAAGGCGGCGTTCAACGCGCTGCTCAAGACCCTGGAGGAGCCGCCGGGGCACGTGAAGTTCCTGCTGGCCACCACCGATCCGCAGAAGCTGCCGGTGACCGTGCTAAGCCGCTGCCTGCAGTTCAACCTCAAGCGCCTGGATGAGGGCCAGATCGAAGGCCAGATGACCAGGATCCTGGCCGCCGAGGAGATCGAGGCCGATGCCGGCGCGATCCGCCTGCTGGCGCGCGCGGCCGACGGCAGCCTGCGCGACGGCCTGTCGCTGCTGGACCAGGCGATCGCCTACGCCGGCGGCGCGCTGCGTGAGGACGTGGTGCGGGCCATGCTCGGCAGCGTCGACCGCACCCAGGTGGCCGCGCTGCTGGACGCGCTGGCCGACGGCGACGGGCAGAAGCTGCTGGCCACGATCGAGACCCTGGCCGGCTTCGCCCCGGACTGGGGCAACGTGCTGGAGGCGCTGGCCGAGGCGCTGCACCGGATCCAGGTGAAACAGCTGGTGCCGGGCGCCACGCGCGAGGACGAAGGGCTGGACGTGGCGCGCTACGCCGCGCGCCTGCGTCCGGAAGTGGTGCAACTCTGGTACCAGATGGCGGTCAACGGCCGTCGCGACCTGGAACTGGCGCCGGCGCCGCGGGTGGGCTTCGAGATGAGCGTGCTGCGGATGCTGGCGTTCAAACCGGAGGCCGATGCCAATCCGGCGGCGGACGGGCAGGGCGCCGGCACCGGCGCCAGTGCCGGCACGGCCCGCGTCGCGGCCACCGCGGCAGCGGCTTCCACGCCGCCGGCAGCTACCGCCCGGTCGGTTGCCGCCGCCTCCGATCCGCCCCCCTGGGATCCGCCCGCGCCGGCCGCGCGGCCGCCGGTGAGCGACCCGGGTGTGGCTGTCGCTGCCGCCGCGCACCGGCCACCTGCCGTGGAAACGCCGCCGCCGCGCCCGGCCACCGGCAGCGCGGTGCCCGCCGCTGCGGCTGCGCTCGACCGCGGCATCGTCGTGGCGCCGCCGCAGCAACAGCCACCTGCGCCGCCGCCGGAAGCGCGCCCGCCGCAGCCCGCGGTCGCCGGCGTGGCGATCGCCGACGCCGAGGACTGGCTGCAGCGCGTGGCCGCCTGCGACCTGAAAGGTCCGGCGCGCGAACTGGCCGCGCACACCGCCTTCGTGTCGCATGCCGACGGCGTGCTGACCCTGGCGCTGGCGCCGGGGTTCGAATACCTGAGCACCGAGCGCTCCACCGGTGCGCTGGCGGCAGCGCTGGCGGCTTCGCTGGGCGCGGCGCCGCGCATTGCGATCCAGAACGTCGTTGCGCCGGCCGAGACGCTGAACGAGCGCCGCGACCGCGAGCGCGATTCGCGCCAGAGCGCGGCAGAGGACGCCTTCCTCAACGATCCGGGCGTCAAGCGCCTGATCGAACAGCACGGCGCCCGCGTCGTGCCCGACTCCATCCGACCTCTAGACGAGAACTGA
- a CDS encoding DUF58 domain-containing protein, whose protein sequence is MRAALRRLHARLQAFERPRAPEPLPVRIGRRRIYVLPTPFGLFYGLLVLAMTLGALNYNNNPALLLALLLGAAGLASLIAGHLQLSGLQVEALSAEPVAAGDVLWLRLSLSTRDGRRRRGLRGDLDDAVAWTGTGADGNAELALSVPTHHRGWLDPGRIRLSTTQPLGLARAWSRVWPRQPLLVYPRAEANPPPLPDSGGDAQHSRVHPLGEEPHQLRPYRSGDAPRTITWKHSARRDSLVVREYERALQQDVPLDWDTLRALPREPRISRLAAWVDQAEREGRRYRLRLPAQPELGPGRGPEHRHACLRALALLPDA, encoded by the coding sequence ATGCGGGCCGCGCTGCGCCGCCTGCACGCGCGGCTGCAGGCGTTCGAGCGGCCGCGCGCACCGGAGCCGCTGCCGGTCCGGATCGGACGCCGCCGCATCTACGTGCTGCCCACGCCGTTCGGCCTGTTCTACGGGCTGCTGGTGCTGGCCATGACCCTGGGCGCGCTCAACTACAACAACAACCCGGCGCTGCTGCTGGCCCTGCTGCTGGGCGCGGCCGGACTGGCCAGCCTGATCGCCGGCCACCTGCAGCTGTCGGGCCTGCAGGTGGAAGCCCTGTCGGCCGAACCGGTCGCGGCGGGCGACGTACTGTGGCTGCGCCTGTCGCTGTCGACCCGCGACGGACGCCGACGCCGCGGCCTGCGCGGCGACCTCGACGACGCCGTTGCCTGGACCGGCACCGGCGCCGACGGCAACGCCGAGCTCGCACTGTCCGTTCCCACCCACCACCGCGGCTGGCTCGACCCCGGCCGGATCCGGCTGTCGACCACCCAGCCGCTCGGCCTGGCCCGCGCCTGGTCGCGGGTGTGGCCGCGGCAGCCGCTGCTGGTGTACCCGCGCGCCGAGGCCAACCCGCCGCCGCTGCCGGACAGCGGCGGCGACGCGCAGCACAGCCGCGTGCATCCGCTGGGCGAGGAACCGCACCAGCTGCGCCCCTACCGCAGCGGCGATGCGCCGCGCACGATCACCTGGAAGCACAGCGCGCGGCGCGACAGCCTGGTGGTACGCGAATACGAACGCGCGCTGCAGCAGGACGTGCCGCTCGACTGGGACACGCTGCGCGCGCTGCCGCGGGAACCGCGCATCTCGCGCCTGGCGGCCTGGGTCGACCAGGCCGAGCGCGAGGGGCGTCGCTACCGCCTGCGCCTGCCGGCGCAGCCCGAGCTCGGCCCGGGCCGTGGTCCGGAACATCGCCACGCCTGCCTGCGCGCGCTGGCGCTGCTGCCGGACGCATGA
- a CDS encoding YbaB/EbfC family nucleoid-associated protein produces the protein MRGNIAQLMQQAQKMQENLQRAQEELAKLEVTGSAGGGMVSVTLTGAKECRKVRIDPSILSDQEMAEDLIAAAFNDAANKVDAESKAKMAEASAGMPLPPGMKLPF, from the coding sequence ATGCGCGGCAATATCGCCCAGCTGATGCAACAGGCGCAGAAGATGCAGGAGAACCTGCAGCGCGCCCAGGAGGAACTGGCCAAGCTGGAAGTCACCGGCAGCGCCGGCGGCGGCATGGTCAGCGTGACCCTCACCGGCGCCAAGGAGTGCCGCAAGGTGCGGATCGACCCCAGCATCCTCTCCGACCAGGAAATGGCCGAGGACCTGATCGCCGCAGCGTTCAACGACGCCGCCAACAAGGTCGACGCCGAATCCAAGGCGAAGATGGCCGAGGCCTCGGCCGGCATGCCGCTGCCGCCGGGAATGAAGCTGCCGTTCTGA
- a CDS encoding DUF418 domain-containing protein codes for MGNVGYIPRMEGLDALRGFALFGLFIVHMPELFELYWAHPATDPLQLAVHDAVWLVFAGKAFALLALSFGVSFFIIMDRAARRGVDFTGRFVWRLVLLAAMGLLHGLWYRGDILEVLAVMGLFLVPFQRVRSNRLLLAVAVFFLLQPLMLVRIAAGLAGAEWANQPLRFWSATIPQVYLDGDFAGTVRMNVVDGHGFKWLFMYESGRLSQLLGLSLVGMLLGRIGFFARPEAFVRARTVGLAIALTCAVALYLAREPLTQLVPATDAMSMPRALTGALLASLFDLAAMAVLMLGFIGIYYGGGDRALGLLAPAGRMTLTLYVLQSLVFVPVFYGYGLGLHASMSQVQALLLGLAAFAAQLVFAHLWFRRFWYGPLEWLWRAGTYLTWDVPFVKRGTGAAEGMPA; via the coding sequence ATGGGCAACGTCGGCTACATCCCGCGCATGGAAGGGCTCGACGCCCTGCGCGGCTTCGCCCTGTTCGGGCTGTTCATCGTGCACATGCCCGAGCTGTTCGAACTGTACTGGGCGCACCCGGCCACCGATCCGCTGCAGCTGGCCGTGCACGACGCCGTGTGGCTGGTGTTCGCCGGCAAGGCCTTCGCCCTGCTCGCCCTGAGCTTCGGCGTGAGCTTCTTCATCATCATGGACCGGGCCGCGCGCCGGGGCGTGGACTTCACCGGGCGCTTCGTCTGGCGCCTGGTCCTGCTCGCGGCGATGGGCCTGCTGCACGGGCTCTGGTATCGCGGCGACATCCTCGAAGTGCTGGCGGTGATGGGCCTGTTCCTGGTCCCGTTCCAGCGGGTGCGCTCGAACCGGCTGCTGCTGGCTGTGGCGGTGTTCTTCCTGCTGCAGCCGCTGATGCTGGTCCGCATCGCCGCCGGCCTGGCGGGCGCGGAATGGGCCAATCAGCCGCTGCGCTTCTGGAGCGCCACCATTCCGCAGGTCTACCTCGACGGCGACTTCGCCGGCACGGTACGGATGAACGTGGTCGACGGCCACGGCTTCAAGTGGTTGTTCATGTACGAGTCCGGTCGCCTCAGCCAGCTGCTCGGCCTGTCGCTGGTCGGGATGCTGCTCGGCCGGATCGGCTTCTTCGCCCGTCCCGAAGCATTCGTGCGGGCGCGGACCGTGGGCCTGGCGATCGCACTGACCTGCGCGGTGGCGCTGTACCTCGCCCGGGAACCGCTCACCCAGCTGGTTCCCGCGACCGACGCGATGTCCATGCCGCGCGCGCTGACCGGCGCGCTGCTGGCCAGCCTGTTCGACCTGGCGGCCATGGCCGTGCTGATGCTGGGTTTCATCGGCATCTACTACGGCGGCGGCGACCGGGCGCTGGGCCTGCTCGCGCCCGCCGGGCGGATGACGCTGACCCTCTACGTCCTGCAATCGCTGGTGTTCGTGCCGGTGTTCTACGGGTACGGCCTGGGCCTGCACGCGAGCATGAGCCAGGTGCAGGCGCTGCTGCTGGGGCTGGCCGCGTTCGCGGCGCAGCTGGTCTTCGCCCACCTGTGGTTCAGGCGGTTCTGGTATGGGCCGCTGGAATGGCTGTGGCGCGCCGGCACCTACCTGACCTGGGACGTGCCGTTCGTGAAGCGTGGCACGGGCGCGGCAGAGGGCATGCCGGCCTGA
- the recR gene encoding recombination mediator RecR: protein MSSPLLEQLIEAFRVLPGVGRKTAQRMAYHVLERGRDGGRRLAEVLAESVERIGHCSQCRDFSETDVCATCASAGRDRQQLCVVESPADRLAIETATGYRGLYYVLQGRLSPLDGIGPRELGLDALAARLAAGEVAELIVATSATVEGEATAHYLAQLARRHGARPSRLAQGLPLGGELEYVDRGTLSHAFGTRGEMPE from the coding sequence ATGAGTTCGCCGCTGCTGGAGCAGCTGATCGAAGCGTTCCGGGTGCTGCCCGGCGTGGGCCGCAAGACCGCCCAGCGCATGGCCTACCACGTGCTCGAGCGCGGCCGCGACGGCGGCCGCCGCCTGGCCGAGGTGCTGGCCGAATCGGTCGAGCGGATCGGCCATTGCAGCCAGTGCCGCGACTTCAGCGAGACCGACGTGTGCGCGACCTGCGCCAGCGCCGGCCGTGACCGCCAGCAGCTGTGCGTGGTCGAATCACCGGCCGACCGCCTGGCGATCGAGACCGCCACCGGCTACCGCGGCCTGTACTACGTGCTGCAGGGCCGGCTGTCGCCGCTGGACGGCATCGGCCCGCGCGAACTGGGGCTGGACGCGCTGGCCGCGCGGCTGGCGGCCGGCGAGGTCGCCGAACTGATCGTGGCCACCAGCGCCACGGTCGAGGGCGAGGCCACCGCGCATTACCTGGCGCAGCTGGCCCGCCGGCACGGCGCGCGGCCGAGCCGGCTGGCGCAGGGCCTGCCGCTGGGCGGGGAACTGGAGTACGTCGACCGCGGCACGCTGTCGCATGCGTTCGGCACGCGTGGCGAGATGCCCGAGTGA
- a CDS encoding histidine triad nucleotide-binding protein has protein sequence MNDTLFGRIIRREIPAAIVYEDDDILGFKDIAPQAPVHVLFVPKGEVIPTLDDTTPEQAQLLGRLMLAAADYARREGFARDGYRVVMNCREHGGQTVFHVHLHLLAGAPLGHFGTA, from the coding sequence ATGAACGACACCCTCTTCGGCAGGATCATCCGCCGCGAGATCCCCGCGGCAATCGTCTACGAGGACGACGACATCCTCGGCTTCAAGGACATCGCGCCGCAGGCGCCGGTGCACGTGCTGTTCGTGCCCAAGGGCGAGGTCATCCCGACCCTGGACGACACCACGCCGGAACAGGCGCAGCTGCTGGGCCGGCTGATGCTGGCGGCGGCCGACTATGCAAGGCGCGAGGGTTTCGCGCGGGACGGCTACCGGGTGGTGATGAACTGTCGGGAGCACGGCGGGCAGACCGTGTTCCACGTGCACCTGCACTTGCTGGCCGGCGCGCCGCTGGGGCATTTCGGTACCGCGTAG